The following proteins are co-located in the Rhodococcus opacus B4 genome:
- a CDS encoding DEAD/DEAH box helicase yields the protein MTNAVQTTSAPLEQAEIETPDQNATEADTATVTFAEIGLPAPLVQALARNSITVPSPIQALSVPDALAGTNVLGRAQTGSGKTLAFGLPMLARLARHEDRPAAKRPRALVLVPTRELAFQVVDSLNSYAGAMGLTVRPAVGGTPFTKQVDQLRRGVDILVATPGRLGDHLRQGTCILDSVEITALDEADQMADMGFLPEVRSILGETPADGQRLLFSATLDREVQSLVRQFLPDHVQHSTEDGRASVDTMEHYVLLVDRGQKDNVLAEIGAREGRTIMFARTKLGCEGITDRLRAVGIAAEALHGGKAQNQRTRVLERFKNGRTPVLVATDVAARGIHVDGIDLVVHVDPPADHKDYLHRAGRTARAGEKGTVVAIVLPNQKRTFRRLTGMAGVDATAVPVTPGSEKLASITGAKAPSGEPVRDTYSRGERGGDRKFGDRGPRREGGYAGRDGGGYRGNRNDRGDRGERSYGDRPSGGRGYEGRSFEGRGNEGRGYEGRGPRRDQTDTRSGGYRGDRPQRDGDNRGGYRGDRDNRTFSDRAPRRDFGDSAPRRDFGDRAPRRDYGDRGDSHRGSGERSFDRSAPRRDFGDNRGAAGGFRRDDRRDDRRPTATSERRPASTGGGFRSRTDRRSYDGFDGPRRERRS from the coding sequence GTGACCAACGCTGTCCAGACGACGTCTGCCCCACTCGAGCAGGCCGAGATCGAAACCCCCGATCAGAACGCCACCGAGGCCGACACCGCCACCGTGACGTTCGCCGAGATCGGCCTGCCCGCACCTCTGGTGCAGGCCCTCGCCCGCAACTCCATCACCGTCCCGTCGCCGATCCAGGCGCTGTCCGTCCCGGACGCGCTGGCCGGCACCAACGTCCTCGGCCGCGCACAGACCGGTTCGGGTAAGACGCTCGCGTTCGGCCTGCCGATGCTCGCCCGTCTCGCGCGCCACGAGGATCGGCCCGCCGCCAAGCGGCCCCGCGCGCTGGTGCTGGTTCCCACCCGGGAACTCGCCTTCCAGGTGGTCGACTCCCTCAACTCGTACGCCGGGGCGATGGGGCTGACCGTCCGCCCCGCCGTCGGCGGCACCCCGTTCACCAAGCAGGTCGACCAGCTGCGCCGCGGCGTCGACATCCTCGTCGCCACCCCCGGCCGCCTCGGCGACCACCTCCGTCAGGGCACCTGCATCCTCGACTCCGTCGAGATCACCGCCCTCGACGAGGCCGACCAGATGGCCGACATGGGCTTCCTGCCCGAGGTCCGGTCCATCCTCGGCGAGACCCCGGCCGACGGCCAGCGCCTGCTGTTCTCCGCCACCCTGGACCGTGAGGTGCAGTCGCTGGTCCGCCAGTTCCTTCCCGACCACGTCCAGCACTCCACCGAGGACGGTCGCGCCAGCGTCGACACGATGGAGCACTACGTGCTGCTCGTCGACCGCGGCCAGAAGGACAACGTTCTCGCCGAAATCGGTGCCCGCGAAGGCCGCACCATCATGTTCGCCCGCACCAAGCTCGGCTGCGAGGGCATCACCGACCGCCTCCGCGCGGTGGGCATCGCCGCGGAGGCCCTGCACGGCGGCAAGGCGCAGAACCAGCGCACCCGCGTCCTCGAACGCTTCAAGAACGGCCGCACCCCGGTGCTCGTCGCCACCGACGTCGCCGCCCGCGGCATCCACGTCGACGGCATCGACCTGGTCGTGCACGTCGATCCGCCCGCCGACCACAAGGACTACCTGCACCGCGCGGGCCGCACCGCCCGGGCAGGCGAGAAGGGCACCGTCGTCGCGATCGTGCTCCCCAACCAGAAGCGCACGTTCCGCCGGCTGACCGGCATGGCGGGCGTCGACGCCACCGCCGTGCCCGTCACCCCGGGCTCGGAGAAGCTGGCCAGCATCACCGGCGCCAAGGCACCCAGCGGAGAACCGGTGCGCGACACCTACTCCCGCGGCGAACGCGGCGGCGACCGCAAGTTCGGTGACCGCGGACCGCGCCGCGAGGGCGGATACGCCGGACGCGACGGCGGCGGCTACCGCGGCAACCGGAACGACCGAGGCGACCGCGGCGAGCGCAGCTACGGCGATCGTCCGTCCGGTGGGCGCGGCTACGAAGGCCGCAGCTTCGAGGGCCGGGGCAACGAGGGCCGGGGCTACGAAGGCCGGGGCCCGCGCCGCGACCAGACCGACACCCGGTCCGGCGGCTACCGGGGCGACCGCCCCCAGCGCGACGGCGACAACCGCGGCGGCTACCGCGGTGACCGCGACAACCGCACGTTCTCCGATCGGGCTCCGCGCCGCGACTTCGGGGACAGCGCACCCCGGCGCGACTTCGGCGACCGCGCACCCCGGCGCGACTACGGCGACCGCGGCGACAGCCACCGCGGCTCCGGCGAGCGCAGCTTCGACCGCAGCGCACCGCGCCGCGACTTCGGCGACAACCGCGGCGCCGCAGGCGGGTTCCGCCGCGACGATCGCCGGGACGATCGGCGCCCCACGGCCACGTCGGAGCGGCGCCCCGCGTCGACCGGCGGCGGGTTCCGCAGCCGCACGGACCGTCGCTCGTACGACGGCTTCGACGGCCCGCGCCGTGAGCGCCGCAGCTGA
- a CDS encoding M56 family metallopeptidase, with translation MDATTALVFGVLALLLAGPVPALLSRARWPHHAPRAALVLWQAIALAAVLSAFSSGLAIASQLLVPGPDGRPTTAPVAEIDALGLPLWLLYVVVFALTLLVGAKLIFAIVQVGVRTRRRRARHRMLVDLLDRCDSTSPLARTPDLRVLDVTEPIAYCLPGLRQRVVLSQGTFANLDDAEITAILTHERSHLRARHDLVLEAFTAVNAAFPTVVRSKSALGSVQLLVEMLADDSAVRATGPTALARALVACSGSIAPKGAMAAGGPSTLLRVQRLASTEQSTRVALAAYAASVAILVVPTIAVAVPWLTELSRLFSAV, from the coding sequence ATGGACGCCACCACCGCGCTGGTATTCGGAGTACTCGCACTTCTTCTCGCAGGGCCTGTCCCTGCGCTGCTGAGTCGAGCCCGATGGCCACATCACGCCCCCCGAGCAGCACTCGTGCTGTGGCAGGCAATCGCCCTCGCCGCGGTCCTGTCCGCGTTCAGTTCGGGACTCGCGATCGCCAGCCAGCTCCTCGTCCCCGGACCGGACGGCCGCCCCACCACCGCACCGGTCGCCGAGATCGACGCCCTAGGCCTGCCCCTGTGGCTGCTGTACGTGGTGGTCTTCGCGCTCACCCTGCTCGTCGGGGCCAAACTGATCTTCGCGATCGTGCAGGTCGGTGTCCGCACCCGCCGCCGGCGCGCCCGGCACCGCATGCTCGTCGACCTCCTCGACCGCTGCGACTCGACGTCCCCCCTCGCCCGCACCCCCGACCTGCGGGTCCTCGACGTCACCGAGCCCATCGCCTACTGCCTGCCCGGGCTGCGGCAGCGGGTCGTGCTGAGCCAGGGCACGTTCGCCAACCTCGACGACGCGGAGATCACCGCGATCCTCACCCACGAGCGGTCCCACCTGCGGGCCCGGCACGACCTCGTCCTCGAGGCCTTCACCGCCGTCAACGCCGCCTTCCCCACCGTGGTGCGCAGCAAGTCCGCGCTCGGATCGGTGCAACTGCTCGTCGAGATGCTCGCCGACGACTCCGCTGTCCGCGCCACCGGGCCGACCGCGCTGGCACGGGCACTCGTCGCCTGCTCGGGGTCGATCGCCCCGAAGGGCGCCATGGCCGCCGGCGGTCCCAGCACCCTGCTGCGGGTGCAGCGCCTGGCGTCCACCGAACAGAGCACCCGGGTGGCGCTCGCCGCCTACGCGGCGTCGGTGGCCATCCTCGTGGTGCCGACCATCGCCGTCGCCGTTCCCTGGCTCACCGAGCTGAGCCGGTTGTTCAGCGCCGTATAG
- a CDS encoding BlaI/MecI/CopY family transcriptional regulator has protein sequence MAGLGELERAVMDHLWSTSEPQTVRQVHEALAARRELAYTTVMTVLQRLAKKHLVIQQRDDRAHRYLPVHQREELVASLMVDALQQADKSGSRAAALVHFVGQVGADEADALREALAALEAKERTTGDNQSGTVRAG, from the coding sequence ATGGCTGGACTCGGCGAACTCGAACGCGCAGTGATGGATCACCTGTGGTCCACTTCGGAACCGCAGACGGTGCGGCAGGTGCACGAGGCACTGGCGGCACGCCGTGAACTCGCGTACACCACTGTCATGACGGTGCTCCAGCGGCTGGCGAAGAAGCACCTCGTCATCCAGCAGCGCGACGACCGCGCCCACCGGTACCTGCCGGTGCACCAGCGTGAGGAACTCGTCGCGAGCCTCATGGTGGACGCCCTGCAGCAGGCCGACAAGTCCGGCAGCCGCGCCGCCGCCCTCGTGCACTTCGTCGGCCAGGTGGGCGCCGACGAGGCCGACGCGCTCCGCGAGGCCCTCGCCGCGCTCGAGGCCAAGGAACGGACCACCGGAGACAATCAGTCGGGAACCGTTCGCGCCGGCTGA